The Erythrobacter aurantius genome includes a window with the following:
- a CDS encoding serine protease: MIALPAAHAQSPQADADAAYAAIVEELWEDEQAEFQRFYSKLTPEGVAVFSRVIMSMDEGQRGTLALKLARSPTETSNSFLALYDGFAPEGFSGAVARLRQQGYENWDILLAALAVDGPDAVRLEFDEAQTVRCVGVPYRDEFGNLPENYEPPEGANLCSEELTRFRNTYFDTTRALVRGYRLGPDEALYQAQFMLFGPSTEAYKTDDARLQQQEQYGRPLEDWEINHTCGAVYLGDRFVLTAAHCVVTSLSNERFFAGRRVRLGTHSITGMDNIIPIRTVVTHAGYDPRTLKNDIALIQLEHAPRSSRVTEVILPSSPDYVPEPNNLLMSGWGYMKPTESTDNPRALDGEFQAKAAETLQGGRIQVFSVDVCKNNRVFRRNRIRIQPGQLCAGSRVGVDSCRGDSGGPVVETRSNTLVGLVSGGKGCGLFNTPSVYVDIAYYLDWIERAKRLALRSAAQTRRTAP; this comes from the coding sequence TTGATCGCGCTGCCAGCGGCACACGCTCAAAGCCCGCAGGCCGATGCCGACGCCGCCTATGCCGCTATTGTCGAGGAACTGTGGGAAGACGAACAGGCAGAATTTCAGCGGTTCTACAGCAAATTGACGCCTGAAGGCGTTGCCGTGTTTTCGCGGGTCATAATGAGCATGGACGAGGGACAGCGTGGCACTCTGGCCCTGAAACTGGCCCGTTCGCCGACTGAAACCTCGAACAGCTTTCTGGCTTTGTATGACGGCTTCGCGCCTGAGGGATTCTCGGGTGCCGTGGCGCGATTGAGACAGCAGGGATACGAGAACTGGGACATCCTGCTGGCCGCACTCGCTGTTGATGGCCCAGATGCCGTGCGGCTTGAATTTGACGAAGCCCAAACGGTGCGATGCGTGGGTGTGCCTTACCGTGACGAATTCGGAAACCTGCCGGAGAATTACGAACCGCCAGAAGGTGCGAACCTGTGCAGCGAGGAACTGACGAGGTTTCGAAACACATATTTCGATACCACGCGAGCGCTGGTCAGGGGTTACCGGCTTGGGCCTGACGAGGCGCTTTATCAGGCGCAGTTCATGCTCTTCGGGCCGAGCACCGAAGCCTACAAGACGGATGACGCGCGTCTTCAGCAGCAAGAGCAATACGGGCGGCCGCTGGAAGATTGGGAAATCAATCACACCTGCGGAGCCGTCTATCTTGGAGACCGGTTCGTGCTGACCGCGGCGCATTGCGTGGTGACCAGCCTCAGCAATGAACGGTTCTTCGCCGGTCGCCGGGTGCGGCTTGGAACGCATTCGATCACGGGCATGGATAACATCATTCCGATCCGTACCGTCGTGACTCATGCAGGCTATGATCCCCGGACACTGAAGAACGACATCGCTCTGATCCAATTGGAGCACGCCCCGCGTTCGTCGCGGGTTACCGAGGTTATATTGCCATCGTCGCCGGACTATGTGCCTGAGCCGAATAATCTTCTGATGAGTGGGTGGGGTTACATGAAGCCGACGGAAAGCACGGACAATCCGCGCGCTCTCGACGGAGAGTTTCAGGCAAAGGCGGCGGAAACCTTGCAGGGTGGGAGGATCCAGGTCTTTTCGGTCGATGTGTGCAAGAACAACAGGGTCTTTCGTCGCAACCGCATTCGCATCCAGCCAGGCCAGCTTTGTGCAGGCAGCCGGGTGGGGGTCGACAGTTGCCGGGGCGACAGCGGCGGCCCGGTTGTCGAAACGCGGAGCAACACGCTGGTGGGCCTTGTGTCAGGCGGGAAGGGTTGCGGCCTTTTCAACACGCCTTCGGTCTATGTCGATATCGCCTATTATCTCGACTGGATAGAACGGGCCAAACGCCTTGCACTCAGGTCCGCTGCCCAGACACGGCGCACCGCCCCCTGA
- a CDS encoding NAD(P)H-binding protein gives MAICLQRQDHCGSGVSAEGVDGGARRVLVAGASGTIGRAVVKALVEQGHAAFALLRSGADQPAELAEATILHDDLRDPSGLGRSLAEHRIDAVVSCIASRNGAPKDAEAVDFRANLNLLNAAEQSGADHFILLSAICVQRPLLAFQHAKIAFERALKASRINHTIVRPTAFFKSLSGQIDRVLAGKPFLIFGNGELTRCKPISDADLARYIVDCLHLPERRGATLPIGGPGPAITLKQQGELLFEAAGREPRFRTVPVRLFDAAAGVLSLGERYSDWFAEKAEYARIARYYATQSMLVLDPVSGEYSAEATPEFGQDTLIEHYRSQIAARTGRGAQ, from the coding sequence ATGGCAATCTGTCTTCAGCGGCAAGATCATTGCGGTTCCGGCGTGAGTGCAGAGGGGGTTGATGGCGGCGCACGGCGCGTGCTCGTGGCCGGGGCAAGCGGGACGATCGGGCGGGCTGTCGTCAAAGCCCTGGTCGAACAGGGGCACGCGGCATTCGCCTTGCTGCGCAGCGGCGCGGATCAACCAGCCGAGCTGGCAGAGGCAACAATCCTGCATGATGACTTGCGCGATCCATCGGGCCTTGGCCGATCCCTAGCGGAGCATCGCATCGATGCTGTCGTTTCATGCATCGCATCGCGCAACGGCGCGCCCAAAGACGCCGAGGCGGTGGATTTTCGCGCCAATCTCAACCTTCTCAATGCAGCCGAGCAATCTGGCGCCGATCACTTCATCCTGCTTTCGGCGATTTGCGTGCAGCGCCCGCTTCTGGCCTTCCAGCACGCAAAGATCGCGTTCGAACGGGCGCTTAAGGCATCAAGGATAAATCACACGATCGTGCGCCCGACCGCCTTCTTCAAATCCTTGTCTGGGCAGATCGACAGGGTGCTGGCGGGAAAACCATTCCTGATTTTCGGTAACGGTGAACTCACCCGTTGTAAGCCGATCAGCGATGCCGACCTTGCTCGATACATCGTCGATTGCCTGCATCTTCCCGAGCGGCGCGGTGCGACCTTGCCGATTGGCGGGCCGGGGCCTGCCATCACTCTCAAGCAGCAGGGTGAATTGCTGTTCGAGGCGGCGGGCCGTGAGCCTCGCTTCCGGACTGTTCCGGTAAGGCTGTTCGATGCGGCGGCGGGCGTTCTGTCGCTGGGTGAGCGTTATTCCGACTGGTTTGCCGAAAAGGCCGAATACGCCCGCATCGCACGCTATTACGCGACCCAAAGCATGCTGGTGCTTGATCCGGTGAGTGGAGAATACAGCGCCGAGGCGACCCCCGAATTCGGGCAGGATACGCTCATCGAACACTATCGTTCGCAAATCGCCGCGCGAACGGGGCGGGGCGCGCAATGA
- a CDS encoding solute:sodium symporter family transporter — protein MSGDGLFLTLASCAFFMALVGWISWAKTRGTAETRDGYFLAGRGLTATFIAGSLLLTNLSAEQLIGLNGSAYGHNLSSMGWEVTAAVATIAMALVFLPKYLAGAFTTLPQFLNDRFDADVRRMSVLLFMLGYGLVTIPSVLYSGSLAVIAFFDIPALTGLGDFSALVLTVVLIGVIGAIYAVFGGLRAVAVSDTLNGIGLLIVGILVPVLGLMALGDGSFAQGLARLTTQHPEKLNAIGSSTDPTPFGTIFTGMIFANLFYWCTNQYVIQRTLGAQSLAEGQKGVLLSGFFKIMVPFMMMIPGVIAFHLYGPGLGSIDEAYPRLIRDVLPVWLSGFFLAVLLGAVFSSFNSLLNSAATLFALDIYAPAKTAPVGDAELVRVAKIASVVIAVFSFAIAPLLSLAAEGLWQVIRIFTGFYNIPTIVIVIVGLFTARVPALGAKIVIVFHVVAYGLIRFVFDEVITLHFIHLYAVLFVIEVAIMLACGWLRPREEAWRFTREEKVDLTPWRHAKPAAITLFSFVVATYLLFSPVGLASTSGPGLLFGILISALVLFNATVWIVSGRRAA, from the coding sequence ATGAGCGGCGACGGGTTGTTCTTGACGCTTGCAAGCTGCGCCTTCTTCATGGCGCTGGTCGGCTGGATCAGCTGGGCAAAGACGCGCGGGACGGCGGAGACGAGGGACGGCTATTTTCTCGCCGGGCGGGGGCTGACCGCGACTTTCATCGCCGGTTCGCTGCTGCTGACCAACCTGTCCGCAGAACAACTGATCGGGCTCAACGGCTCGGCCTATGGCCATAATCTTTCGAGCATGGGGTGGGAGGTCACCGCCGCCGTTGCAACCATCGCCATGGCGCTGGTTTTCCTGCCGAAATATCTCGCCGGAGCCTTCACCACTTTGCCGCAATTCCTGAATGACCGGTTCGATGCGGACGTGCGGCGTATGTCGGTGCTGCTGTTCATGCTGGGGTACGGCCTCGTGACCATTCCCAGCGTGCTCTATTCGGGCTCGCTCGCGGTGATCGCCTTTTTCGACATTCCCGCGCTGACCGGCCTTGGGGATTTCAGTGCGCTGGTCCTGACGGTGGTGCTGATCGGCGTGATTGGCGCGATCTACGCCGTATTTGGCGGGCTGAGGGCGGTCGCGGTGTCGGATACGCTCAACGGCATCGGGCTGCTGATCGTCGGTATTCTGGTGCCTGTGCTTGGCCTGATGGCACTGGGCGATGGCAGCTTCGCGCAAGGGCTTGCCCGGCTCACCACGCAGCATCCGGAAAAGCTCAACGCAATCGGCAGTTCCACCGATCCGACGCCGTTCGGCACGATCTTCACCGGCATGATTTTCGCCAACCTGTTTTACTGGTGCACCAATCAATATGTGATCCAGCGCACGCTCGGCGCGCAAAGCCTCGCCGAAGGGCAGAAAGGCGTGCTGCTGTCGGGATTCTTCAAGATCATGGTGCCGTTCATGATGATGATCCCCGGGGTGATCGCATTCCATCTCTACGGTCCGGGGCTGGGCAGCATCGACGAAGCCTATCCGCGGCTGATACGCGATGTCCTGCCCGTTTGGCTTTCGGGCTTCTTCCTAGCCGTGCTGCTGGGCGCTGTGTTTTCTTCGTTCAATTCGCTGCTCAACAGCGCCGCGACGCTGTTCGCGCTCGACATTTATGCCCCTGCGAAAACCGCGCCTGTCGGCGATGCAGAACTGGTGCGTGTGGCAAAAATCGCGAGCGTCGTGATCGCGGTGTTTTCTTTCGCTATCGCGCCGCTGCTTTCCCTCGCGGCTGAGGGACTGTGGCAGGTGATCCGCATCTTCACCGGCTTCTACAACATCCCGACCATTGTGATCGTGATCGTCGGGCTGTTTACCGCAAGGGTTCCGGCGCTGGGTGCGAAGATCGTCATCGTATTCCATGTGGTCGCCTATGGCCTGATCCGCTTCGTCTTTGACGAAGTGATCACGCTGCATTTCATCCATCTCTATGCGGTGCTGTTCGTGATCGAGGTGGCGATCATGCTCGCTTGCGGCTGGCTGCGACCTCGCGAGGAAGCCTGGCGTTTCACGCGCGAGGAGAAAGTCGATCTGACCCCGTGGCGCCATGCGAAGCCCGCTGCAATCACGCTGTTCAGCTTTGTCGTGGCTACCTACCTGCTGTTCTCGCCTGTGGGGCTCGCCTCGACATCAGGGCCGGGATTGTTGTTCGGCATTCTGATTTCGGCGCTGGTGCTGTTCAACGCCACGGTCTGGATCGTCTCAGGCAGGCGCGCAGCCTAG
- a CDS encoding TauD/TfdA family dioxygenase has translation MTDKQTSEFPGIIPGGGDLAAFLNANKSAVDAALAEAGTLLFRGFDVPDPLAFDAAIEGYGETGFTYEDSLSNAVRTNVTPRVFTANEAPPKTEIFLHHEMAQTPLYPAKLFFYCEIAAEKGGATPLCRSDWVLDRIRAEHRDFYDAVQAEGVRYTNVMPGSDDAGSGQGRSWRSTLSVTDREGAERRLSELGYQWEWREDDSLRATTPVLAAIRDVGEGRESFFNQLIAAFRGWADSRNDPNRSITLGNGEPITTEQMAGPIAIADELTYDLAWQTGDVALVDNFIVMHGRRPFEGKRRVLASLIA, from the coding sequence GCGATCTTGCCGCCTTCCTGAACGCCAACAAGAGCGCAGTCGATGCGGCGCTGGCCGAAGCGGGGACGCTACTGTTTCGCGGGTTCGACGTGCCCGATCCGCTGGCCTTCGATGCCGCGATCGAGGGGTATGGAGAAACGGGCTTCACCTATGAAGATTCGCTTTCCAACGCGGTGCGCACCAATGTCACGCCGCGCGTCTTCACCGCCAATGAAGCCCCCCCGAAGACAGAGATTTTCCTGCATCACGAAATGGCGCAAACACCGCTCTATCCGGCCAAGCTGTTTTTCTATTGCGAGATCGCGGCGGAAAAAGGCGGCGCGACCCCTCTATGCCGTTCGGATTGGGTATTGGACCGCATCCGCGCCGAACATCGCGATTTCTATGACGCCGTCCAGGCCGAGGGCGTGCGCTACACCAACGTCATGCCGGGCAGCGATGACGCGGGATCGGGCCAGGGCAGATCATGGCGCAGCACGCTCAGCGTGACCGACCGCGAAGGCGCGGAACGCCGGCTGAGCGAGCTCGGATACCAATGGGAATGGCGCGAGGACGACAGCCTGCGGGCGACCACGCCTGTCCTCGCCGCCATTCGCGATGTCGGCGAGGGACGCGAAAGCTTTTTCAACCAGTTGATCGCCGCCTTCAGGGGTTGGGCAGACAGCCGCAATGATCCCAACCGTTCAATCACTCTGGGCAATGGCGAGCCGATCACCACAGAACAGATGGCAGGCCCGATCGCGATCGCTGATGAACTGACCTACGATCTTGCATGGCAGACGGGCGATGTCGCGCTGGTGGACAATTTCATTGTGATGCACGGTCGCCGCCCGTTCGAAGGAAAGCGCCGGGTGCTCGCCAGCCTGATCGCCTAG